CGACGAGTGGTCTGGCACAGGCGGCGCAGCGGGGATGACACGGCGGTGACCTCCTGGTTCGGCAGTGGTTCACGGCATCGATGCCCCCCTTGTCCACTGCCTGTGAGATATCACCTGGCACCCACGGACCGAAACCAGGCCCGGCGCAGATGAGGCCGGTCGGGGTAGCCGTCGGCTGCCCACCGCCCGGAGCAGCGACCTGACCCGGCTACCAGACGAGCACCCCGCCGCTGCACCCTCGGGCCCGCTCGGCCCCACCGCGCCAGTCCGCTGCTTTGATCGCAGAGGCAAGGGAAGGATACGACCACGATGAGCATGCACGACCTGAGCGCGGCGCCCTGGCGCAAGAGCAGCTACAGCGGCGACAACGGCGGGGACTGCATCGAGGCGGCCCTCGGATTCATCCCCGGAGCCGTCCCGGTCCGTGACAGCAAGGATCCCGAGGGGCCTGCCCTGGTCTTCCCCGCCGCCGCGTTCGCGGCCTTCGTGGGTGCTGTCAAAGCCGGCGAGTTCACCGACGGCGAGAAGTACCTGGTGCCGTAGTCCGCAGCGCAGCAGCACCTCGTCCCGCAGCGGCCCGCTCCTCGGAGTGGGTCGCTGACGTTTGCGCCTGGAACCTTGCGTGTTCCGGGCGAGGACCCTTGCGCGGTCAGCGCCAAGGCGATGTGCCAGACGCTCCGCACGCCTACGATCTGCTCAGGGGCGACGCTCTGCCCCGGATCGGTCCTGATCGACGGTTGCCTGAAGGGATCTGCGACGTGAACCGTGCCAGCGAACTGGGCGTCAAGTGGCGCAAGAGCAGCTACAGCGGCGACAACGGTGGCAACTGCATCGAGGCAGCCTCCGGATTCATGCCCGCCATCGTCCTCGTCCGTGACAGCAAGGATCCGGAGGGGCCCGCCCTGGCATTCCCTGCCGCCGCGTTCGTGGCCTTCGTGGGCGCGGTCAAGGTCGGCGAGTTCGCCGAAGGCGAGCAGTACGTCACCCTGTAGCCACCTCTGCGGGTTGGCGGTTTCAGACCGTGAACTTCCCATGGGGAATGCCTCGAACCCATTCCGCTTCGAAGGCCGCTGTGGCCAGCGCGACTACTGCTGGCTCCGTGCGCACCTCCTATCCCGGGTCGGCCCAGTCGCCTTCTCCACTGAAGTGGTTGATGGACGGCGGTGCTGATGGAGCTTCCATTGGCGCTCTACCCGGAGGGGCAAGAGCCTGTGGGCTACCGCCTGCGTCGGTCGCGTGCCCAGGCGCGGCGGCCCTCGACAAGCTGGGCGAGAACGGAGCGACGGTGCGTGACTCGGTCGGCATCGCAGACAAAAATGGTCAGCTTGCCGTCGGCGCCGGTACGGACGTAGATCGCCGTGTTGGATTCCGGCGGTTCAGCAAAGCGCGGAGGCATGACGAACTCCTGTCGACGGAGCGGGGATGGTCGCGGGTGAACAGGTCGGCTGCCATCCTGGCGCCTCGGTGGGAGGCGCCTCGACGGGAGGCCGGTTCAGCTCCGCGCCGCCTCGGCGGCCTGCTTCGCACGGTGCTCGGCCATGTACTCGGCCACGGTCATCAGCGGGGCGCCGGTCCCGGTGTCGGCGTCGGTGTCGTGCTTACGACGGTCCCTGACGTCCCGTCGGAGCAGGAACCACCAGCCGATCGGCAGCATCAGGGCGAACAGCCACCACTGGATCGCGTACGGCAGGTGCACCCCCTGGCCCACCACCGCCAGGTCGTCGCTGGTCTGGGCGTCGGCGGTGGGGCCGGGAATCGCCTCTGCCGAGTCCGCCGCGCTCATCTGCGGAGTGCTGGAGACGAACTCGATGTAGCCCGCCACCACCGGCTGGTGCAGGGCCGTCGACTGCTCCCCACTGTTGATCATCATGAACTGGTGGGGCGGCAGGCCCGCCAGTGAATGGATCTTGATCGGTAGCGTGGCCGGGGTCTCGTCCGGCCGCAGCCGACCGAAGACGGTGACCGTGCCGGTCGGCGTCGCCGGGACGCTGGGATAGGCCACCGCGTCGGTGGCGTTCGGGTTCACCCAGCCGCGGTCGACCAGGACCACCTCGCCGTCGGACAGGTCCAGTGGGGTGACCACGTCGAAGCCGGTGATGTCGCCGGACGAGTCCATGCGGTTGCGCACCACGAACTGGCCGCGGACGTCGAACCGGCCGGTCGCGGTGACATGCCGGTACATCTCACTGGTGGGCACCACGCCGCCGGGGTGCGACAACTGCTCGATCGGAACCGGCTGCGCCGTGAGGTTGGCGGAGGTCACGCGGTTGCTGCGGTTCGTCGCCTGGTACCGGTGGAACTGCCACATGCCGAGGAAGTACATCGCCGGGACCAGCCCGAGGAAGATCACGGTCAGCGCAAAC
The Streptacidiphilus albus JL83 genome window above contains:
- a CDS encoding DUF397 domain-containing protein; translation: MSMHDLSAAPWRKSSYSGDNGGDCIEAALGFIPGAVPVRDSKDPEGPALVFPAAAFAAFVGAVKAGEFTDGEKYLVP
- a CDS encoding DUF397 domain-containing protein, whose protein sequence is MNRASELGVKWRKSSYSGDNGGNCIEAASGFMPAIVLVRDSKDPEGPALAFPAAAFVAFVGAVKVGEFAEGEQYVTL
- a CDS encoding SURF1 family cytochrome oxidase biogenesis protein encodes the protein MLRTLLTWRWFALTVIFLGLVPAMYFLGMWQFHRYQATNRSNRVTSANLTAQPVPIEQLSHPGGVVPTSEMYRHVTATGRFDVRGQFVVRNRMDSSGDITGFDVVTPLDLSDGEVVLVDRGWVNPNATDAVAYPSVPATPTGTVTVFGRLRPDETPATLPIKIHSLAGLPPHQFMMINSGEQSTALHQPVVAGYIEFVSSTPQMSAADSAEAIPGPTADAQTSDDLAVVGQGVHLPYAIQWWLFALMLPIGWWFLLRRDVRDRRKHDTDADTGTGAPLMTVAEYMAEHRAKQAAEAARS